The sequence below is a genomic window from Bos taurus isolate L1 Dominette 01449 registration number 42190680 breed Hereford chromosome 7, ARS-UCD2.0, whole genome shotgun sequence.
tgaactatactattaaaattaacttccactgattcttttaattttttaatgtggccgctagaaaaatttaaatgacatCTACAATTATGGCTcacattatttttctattctacTGCACGGCTACAGAAACATCAAATTCTATTACATGTGTTAATATTAATCCCAACCCACACTGTTAAATTTCATCTCACTGTGGTATTTGACATAACATATGTAACCTATTATCACAAGGCTCTTGAGCTTAGAATCAAATACACTTCTACTCTTGAGTACAAGACCAAACAAAACCTGCTCTTTTTCATCATCATCTGTATACTAAACAACTGTGCTAAACTTTGTTTATATATGATTCAACCAACAGGTAAAAGAGATCATTTgaatgatagaaatgttctaaaactggacTGTGGTAATAGCTACACATCTAGAAGTGCCATCCAGAAGCTGTATGTAAACTGCAGGTAATTCAAATATGATCCTTCAATCCATCAGATGGCTCAACACTGTGAATGAATTTTTCCATGAGGGTCCTGTTACCTGCAAGGATCCTCATTCAAGAGTGGATTATGGAATCACTAGTTGAAGGTTTAAGTTATAAAAACCAAGAGAACACGGAGTAGCTTAGAGTGGACAGTTTATTTGCCTTTAGCAGTACCCAGCTTAGGCAATAATAGCCCTTATAGTAATATACATCTTGTTGCAACCTTACCCAATCTGGGCACCCTATAATTGGACACCTGCTGGTATTCTGCAATGCTAGACAGAACACTGGAGTATAAGGAACCTCCTACTCTACACTACTAAAACCAAATAAAAGACAATAGATTAAGTCAAAATTAACATTTAACAATTTCTAAGGGAAGCTGAAAGTTAAACTCCTCAGTTCTCTTTCCTTATTGCAAGAAAAAGAAGTAGCAGAGGAATTCAACAACTCAAAAATTTGGGTAGTCAATCTGGAAAAACATTGGTGATTAATAAATTTCAAGTTAAGAATATAAGATCATTTTTTGCATTGCTTCTATCAGACCttgaaatgaattatttttaatctaaaatttgTGAGATTATTCACTATGGATATAATGGTACTGCCACCTTTTGTTTTGAACATTATCTCcaatagcaaaaaaataaaaataaatcagctctactttttctgttttcaaatggATCTGAAGAACTATGAGTTATGCTTTATTTAACACTCAGGAAAACACAGGAAAGTAACATACAGATCACACCTTCATGCAATTGAACCATAATGTTTTTGTGCTTTTCCTGGTCTAAAGTGAAAGTGctgttcagtcgtatccaactctttgcgaccctatggactgtagcccaccagactcctctgtccatgggattctccaggcaagagtactagagtgggttgccattcccttctccaggggatcttcctgacccagggattgaacccaggtttcctgcatttcaggcagattctttactgtctgagccatcagggaagcccactttgagGTCTATctagtaaatattaatattatttccaGAGCTCACTTTATCCCACATTAAcccaagagaaagaagagaaaatgaaacagtgggaacagtaaTAATAACACATAAATAACTCACACtgaatactgaaatggatttcaagatgtgtgcatatacacaaatataaaaatttgcACAGACACACTGAGTTCCCTCAAGTTCTCAACTTACATGTAAACTAGGCAGACAGTGCAAATGCCAAAAAGCACTTGGAATATTAAAATCATTCAGGAATGTTCATTTAATGTAGCCACAGAACCAAAGGGCACATTACAGTCCATTCTAGCTATAAAATGACTCATCCAGGCATTTGTATAAATCTATGAATGCATTTGTTATACTACATCACAATTGTGAATGTGTATGATACAGTGAGTAATTTATGATTTGAATGACACATTTAAAACTCAAACAGGTACAAAACATTCATTGAATCTAACTTTCTAAAAAGATGATTCTCTATTGGTTAGTACTGGATACCACCACCCATTTCACACACCCCAGAATATTGCTCAATCAACGTGGTATCCCAGCACATATCTGGCAGTTTTTTTGCACTGTCTTATTCATGCATAAAGGCTTTTAAGACTCCCAAAATAAGAGCACATAaagatacaaatatatttttaaagatatctaCAAAATAGTTATCTAGGTATCAAAACTGATTGCATTAGGAGACCTATtcttctttctgatattttcaatatttaaagtCGTTCAAGTCAACAGTGAAGTTCATCTTTAGGAATAGAGAAAAGTAGTTTTTCTTTAGTCCAAGATATTGTTAAACTCATAGAGCATACATATAGTAAAACATTAATATACAACTTCCTCCAAAGTTAAAACTTTTACAGAATGTTTATAAAGCTCTAAAACAGGTGATTTTAACCTACCAGCAAGAAGCTTTGCTTTCTCTTAATTTCTAAGCAGCCAAAATATTCCTACTGAGGCACGATTCAATTTCTTGAGAGTTTATGTCAAAGACCTATATCTATTTCTTGGTGAATTTCTGTCATCCTCTCCATTCCTAGACACACTACCATTCCAAACAATGTGCAAACAACTGTTTAGGGAAACTGAGATGCTCACTCTAGCTAGCTATTTACTTTCTgaataaaataaaccaaaaccATCTCAAAATTTTCTACGGGCTATacagaagagagggaaggatgaTTTTTTATGAGCCATGCAGCTAAGAGATGGAGTTGATTTGGAGAATATACTACTACTGTAAGTTTAAGCAAATTATGCTTTTTGTAAGGCTTTTTGTAAATCACCATAGAAGTTGATTAAAGTGCTTGCCATAGCTGTATCTACTGCAGACTGGGGAATCATTCCACGCAGATCCGTCTGAATATAGCCTGTCAAAAGACTCCGGCTTGGACTCTCTTTAAGAGGAACACAAAACCAACCACAGGGATGGTTATATCCACGAACAAATTCTGATCTCTTTTCACTCCAGTCAAGACTTATCCCTACAAGGCaatttaaaataagattattAATAGCAATGACTGACATTAATCTAAAACtctcattaaaaatattatcagaTTGCTTATTTAAACATTCTTATCCATGTAGATGAAAATTAAGCCCCAAGAGTGACCGTGGAAGAATGAAAAAGATAATTACCAAGTAGAATTCTGACAGAGCCTGGTAGATGTATAATAGGGAAAGTTCTAATCCCTTCAGAATAAA
It includes:
- the STARD4 gene encoding stAR-related lipid transfer protein 4 isoform X2, which gives rise to MTSLDILEHFEENCCVMRYTTAGQLWNIISPREFVDFSYTVGYKEGLLSCGISLDWSEKRSEFVRGYNHPCGWFCVPLKESPSRSLLTGYIQTDLRGMIPQSAVDTAMASTLINFYGDLQKALQKA